TTACCCGCTAATTTAGAGAATGGGAATTTCTCTTTAAGTAACTCTCCATTTAATGCAAAATCTGCCTGAATCTCTCCGTCAACAATCATTTCAGGATGATTTTTATGCAGGTAAGCAACTGCTTCTCTTACTTTTGAAGCATTTTGATGTGTAGATGACCCAAAATTAGAATAAGAAACCATTGCAATAACTGGCTCAATACCAAACATTTTAGCTGTTTTAGCTGTCATGATAGCAATATTTACCAAATCTTGTGCAGATGGATTAATGTTTATCGCTGTATCTGATAAAAACATTGGTCCGCGTGAGGTAAGCATCATGTTTGTTGTTGCTATTAAAGAAGCTGCAGGTGCTTTTTCTATTAATTGCATCATTGGTTTTACTACACTTGGATAACTTCTTGAGTGTCCGGTAACAAGAGCATCTGCATCGCCTTCGTTTACCATCATAGCCGCAAAATAGTTTCTTTCGCGCATAAATTTCTGAGCGTCAAGTAACGAAACACCTCTGCGCTCTCTTGTTTCCCAGTATGAATTTGCAAATCTGTTACGTCTTGCTTCTTCTTCATTTGTTTTAGGATCGATAATTTCAAGATCAGCATCAAAACCTAATTCGGCTTTTAATTCTAAAATGATTTCTCTGTTTCCTAACAAAATTGGCACACCAATTCCGTCTTCATGAACAATTTGAGCTGCTTTTAAAACATTTAAATGATCCGCTTCGGCAAAAACAATACGTTTTGGGTCTAATTTAGCACGGTTCGTAATTAAACGTACCATTTTATTATCATTCCCCATACGCTCACGAAGAGCATCCTCATAAGCTGCCCAGTCTGTAATTGGTTGTTTTGCCACTCCAGATTCCATTGCTGCTTTTGCAACTGCAGGCGCTACAATAGTAATTAATCTAGGATCAAATGGTTTTGGGATAATATATTCCTGACCGAAACCTAATTTTGTTGCACCGTAAGCCACGTTAACTTGCTCCGGAACCGGTTCTTTTGCCAAAATAGCCAACGCTTTTACAGCGGCCATTTTCATTTCTTCATTAATTTTTGTCGCTCTTACGTCTAGTGCTCCTCTAAAAATATATGGAAAACCTAAAACGTTATTCACCTGATTAGGAAAATCTGAACGTCCTGTAGCCATAATAACGTCTTTACGCGTTTGAACAGCCAGGTTATAATCGATTTCCGGATTTGGATTTGCCATTGCAAAAACAATCGGATTGTCTGCCATTGTCAATAACATTTCTGGCGATAAGATATCTCCCGAAGATAGTCCGATGAAAACATCTGCACCTTTTACAGCATCTGCCAAAGCAATTTGAGCACCATCAATAGCATATTTCAATTGTAATTTTGATAGTGAAGGATTATCTTTTGTTAAAAGTCCTTTACTATTGTACATTTTAATATTCTCTACTTTTACGCCTAGCGAAACATACAAATCAGTACAAGCGATTGCAGCAGATCCTGCACCCGAAACTACCATTTTTACATCTCCGGCTTTTTTTCCTGCCAATTCAAGTGCATTGATTAAAGCTGCAGAAGAAATAATTGCTGTTCCGTGCTGATCATCATGCATTACCGGAATATCCAATTCTTCTACCAGTCTTCTTTCGATTTCAAAAGATTCAGGCGCTTTAATATCTTCAAGGTTAATTCCTCCAAAAGTTGGAGCAATATTTTTAACCGTCTGAATAAATTCTTCTATGTCTTTTGTATTAACTTCAATATCAAAAACATCAATATCAGAGAATATTTTAAACAATAAACCTTTTCCTTCCATTACTGGTTTTGAGGCCTCAGGACCAATATCTCCTAATCCTAAAACAGCAGTACCGTTTGAGATTACGGCAACTAAATTTCCTTTTGCTGTATACTTATAAACGTCATCAACGTTTGCTGCGATTTCTAAACACGGTTCTGCAACACCCGGCGAATAAGCCAGTGACAAGTCTCTTTGGGTTGCATATTTTTTTGTTGGAACTACCTGAATTTTTCCTGGAGTCGGCTCTGCGTGGTACACTAAGGCCTCTCTTTTTTTACTCTCTTTGTTCATTGTTTTTAGCTTTTATTCTAGCTTACAAAGATATAAGTCTTAGTTTAAAATGGCATGTTTTTACTGCTTTCTTTTGTTAAAATAACAATTTGAGATAGTCAAAAAAAAATAGTCCGCAATAATTGGGACTATTTTAAGAATGTTTTTTTAAGTTCTTTATTATTGAGAAATATAAGAGTTTAAATGATTTATAGTATCTTTTTGAACTTCTATAATTGCTTTTACAACATCGCTAATCGAGATTATTCCTACCACAATTCCGTCTTCTATAACAGGTAAATGTCGTATTCTTTTGGTACTCATCAGCTCCATACAATCCTCGATATTGTTTGAAAGGTTTATCGAAAAAACGTTGCTTTCCATAATTTCATGTACAAAAGTTTCTTTTGATGATTTGTCTTTTAAAACGATTTTTCGAGCATAATCTCTTTCAGATAATATCCCTTTTAAGTCGGTTCCATCGATTATCAGGATAGCCCCAATGTTTTTTTCGCCCATTACTTTCAATGCTTCATAAACGGTTGTAGTCGAAAGTACAGAGTAAACATTTTTTCCTTTTGCGTTTAGTATTTGATTTACAGTCATATCTGAAAAATTTTAGATTTATAAAGTTATAAAAAAACAAACACAATTTGTTGCAAAAAGCATTTTTTTAAAAACCTAACACATTCATTTTAAACAAAATACACCGTTTCACGAACTTTAGAAATTATCCATCAAAGAACAAATCCATTTACAACCCTTTTTTGCGAAAAATTTGATTTTTTAACTTTTAGCCGAAACAATTCCGAAAGCTCTTTAATGATGTAAAATTATACTCAGATTTCAACCATAACCCACAATTTCAACCGTGGGATAACAATTGTAAATATGTATTGGGTTCATATATTGC
The sequence above is drawn from the Flavobacterium sp. N2038 genome and encodes:
- a CDS encoding NADP-dependent malic enzyme; the protein is MNKESKKREALVYHAEPTPGKIQVVPTKKYATQRDLSLAYSPGVAEPCLEIAANVDDVYKYTAKGNLVAVISNGTAVLGLGDIGPEASKPVMEGKGLLFKIFSDIDVFDIEVNTKDIEEFIQTVKNIAPTFGGINLEDIKAPESFEIERRLVEELDIPVMHDDQHGTAIISSAALINALELAGKKAGDVKMVVSGAGSAAIACTDLYVSLGVKVENIKMYNSKGLLTKDNPSLSKLQLKYAIDGAQIALADAVKGADVFIGLSSGDILSPEMLLTMADNPIVFAMANPNPEIDYNLAVQTRKDVIMATGRSDFPNQVNNVLGFPYIFRGALDVRATKINEEMKMAAVKALAILAKEPVPEQVNVAYGATKLGFGQEYIIPKPFDPRLITIVAPAVAKAAMESGVAKQPITDWAAYEDALRERMGNDNKMVRLITNRAKLDPKRIVFAEADHLNVLKAAQIVHEDGIGVPILLGNREIILELKAELGFDADLEIIDPKTNEEEARRNRFANSYWETRERRGVSLLDAQKFMRERNYFAAMMVNEGDADALVTGHSRSYPSVVKPMMQLIEKAPAASLIATTNMMLTSRGPMFLSDTAININPSAQDLVNIAIMTAKTAKMFGIEPVIAMVSYSNFGSSTHQNASKVREAVAYLHKNHPEMIVDGEIQADFALNGELLKEKFPFSKLAGKKVNTLVFPNLESANITYKLMKELNKSSSIGPIMMGLDKPVHIFQLGASVEEMVNMAAIAVIDAQEKEIKKNKLAK
- a CDS encoding CBS domain-containing protein, which gives rise to MTVNQILNAKGKNVYSVLSTTTVYEALKVMGEKNIGAILIIDGTDLKGILSERDYARKIVLKDKSSKETFVHEIMESNVFSINLSNNIEDCMELMSTKRIRHLPVIEDGIVVGIISISDVVKAIIEVQKDTINHLNSYISQ